tccACTATACAACtttcataaatttttaaaaaataaattggtAATCTATTTTTTCCATAGTATCTTCTTGTATGCTATTAATCCTTTCTGGATGAGGTTTTTCTTAATCTTGTTAAATAAAGGTATAACacatttattatcattatttcATTTAATGCAATAGTTtgtttatatgtataatattaaaGTGTGCTAAAAAGACAATGCAATTGGCTTTTATTTTAAGTCAAACATGtataattcaatatttttgaaagtgtattatttttatttagtacAATATGTTTTAAAACATTTATCTCCACATAAACCTATTGTTTATCGTCTTTAGATTAACAAATTTCAGTGCTTTACCAAGTAGGTACCCATACTCTTATTTTTTTCAGGCACATACATGGCATCTTattcttttctttatttttaatctttagTTTTAGCTAAAATGGTATGTACTTAGTTTAAGTAAAAAATAGtaccaaaattaatattattgtatagCCAACAACTTCCATATTACTATGTCAAATGCAACAATTTTTATATGGTGTAGAATAATAAAAGTACAATTTGGTCACATCCATATAGTACATATTGTTAATATCAATAActgttattttaaaattaatttttatccttTCATTTTTTGTAATTATTCATAATGAAGTTGTATGCTTTGTAAAAAGTTTTAGGATAATCCATTTATCCTTCAATTAATATATTTCtccgaaatatttatttctaatgaatttttaaaaaattttcttttgaaaaaaaaattttcagttatatattattatttttatggttTTTATGCAGTGAAACTGCTTGAAAAACTATCGTGATCTGTTTATTCTATAACCGTTCTTCTCCCTAAAAATAACATTTTGAACAACCCTAATCCCAGTCGTTTATACGTTAAGATATAAGAATTTTTGCGAGATCGTggccaaaattaatattttatatttttattcactactcataataatattagataaacgtataattttaattaaaattactttCGTATTCATCGAGATAAGGTACTCCAAAGTACTGGATAACATCCTAgggatatattttatttttgttatttatgAGCTGATTTATTATTTGTCAAGAATAAGAGTAAAAAATATCACCTCTTTGCCAATTCTGATAGAAATATTATAAATCGTATACGAGAAAATTAAATGtccaataataataaaattggaaCTTTTGTAAATCCATTTTATCGATCTTATTACAACAAAAGTAatttcaaaataattacttcCATCAGTGAAAAGTCattaaaatgataaataaaaatcaGATTTTTAGGAGTGAGAATGAAAAAAAAcgtacgaataaaattttaattaattccaaCCCCATTCGAAATATACCACCATCGTTCTATTATTTTCAACCTTTCGCGTACGAACTCCATACAATGTATAGACTTGAGCTTCTTTTTCTACCAGCTGAAGTATCGAAGTACATACTAAGTTTTGTGTCCCTTTCTTTTCCATCCTCTCCCTTTTttgtgaatattaaaaaaagaagaatGAAGAATGAAAAAATCTTATGGCTATTTACAAGTATAACTATGTTTATACATAACATTCTAGCCTTCACCATGGAAAAAACGCAAAAAGAAGTCAATTTCAGAGGAATCCAATACCAAAGGCATTGTTGCAATGGGTTCTACAAACGGGAAAATCACGCTTTATGACACAACATCTTCAGTCACTACTCAGCTGGATGGTCATTCCGGTACAGTTACCGCAGTGACGTGGTCCGAAAATGTTGGTTTATTCACTGCAGCAGATGATCACCACATTATTCATTGGAACCTTAAAGAAAATGGAATAAAATACAAATGGAAATCCGGGAGAGGAAAAACAACGTCTTTGGCCCTCTCTAAAGATGGGGAAAGTTTACTATCCGGGGAGAGAATTATTAAGTGGTGGGACCTATCTACAAGACAATTAGTCAGAACATTCACGGGCCATGCTAATCAAATAACATGCCTTTGTACTCTTAAGATGCCATCTGGAAGCAATTATGTAATTAGTGGAGCTTGTGGCGATGGTTGCCTTAATGTTTGGGCCTTAGACGAAGTAAGACATTtttgttttttctcgttttgaaTCCAATTTTATATGTATTCATTGCTGTGAAAATCACTAGTGACGGTCACTGATGAACTTAAAAAAGAAACTGATACTTCGAAACTTTAGAATAATTTAGTCATACTAACGAGAAACATCGCTTGAGTGTCACACGCTGATTTTGAGGAAATTTAAATAGATTATAGTTCGATAAATCTTATTTCCAATCGCTCGTATCTAAAGGATGATATTAGTCTTAATCTGCTCATTAATCATCATTAGTCTTAATCAGATCCCGATATAAATGGCCGAAATATAATAAAACTTTATATCTTTTATGACGATGGTTCTCTGAAAAATTGCCATCGCAGGTAAAAGGAGCTATTTACACGCGGTATGATTAGGGAATCCCCAAGATGTGATTGGGCAAGAGCTAGCTGTAACCTTTATTATCCAGTCTGATTGTAGTAGCCATAAAAACCatcattatcttttattaaaatccatcaataaaattttttattgtaaaaataataCGTGTCAAATATTTGTTCGAGAACTATAATCAACGTAAGTTTCACCGAAATCGTCGCGTGGTGCTTAAAAGTGATGTTCCTCGTTAttaattatgaaaaatctttgcaGAATAAGAACGATAGATCCCCTGCGACAAGCTTAGCTTTACAGGACGATGCAACAAGTGTTTCTGTAAATGTCTCGGAGGAATCGGAGGTAGTTGTTCTGGCAGTAACTAGATCAGGACAAGCACACTTATTTCAGTATCAACCAAACGGTCGCACAAAACCGTTGAAGCCTAGCTTAAATATTGCAGTGGCTTCCGATCTAAGTCCGAAAGACACTGTCCAACAAATTCCTATCTTAGATGCAAAACTAACAGGAGAGCAAACGTTGCTCTTAACGTACGGTACATATTTGAATCCTACATTCGAAAGAGTGACTCCAGATTTCTCTGATAAAGTGCAATGTCTGGTGCGCTCGGAGAATAGGAGAAGTAAAGACAGAAAAGATGAAATTTCTAAGGTGAAGACTCCCTTAATTGAGGATAACGTTGAGTACCTTGCACCGGGTATGTTATTTAAtacgtaaatattaaaaataactccATATCGATTCATTAGTTTTGTAATTTTCTATTCGTTCCTTTGTCCATAACAGTTtattaatgaaaaattaaggTTTGTTATTATTGAACTTATTTAACATAGGAATAATTGGAACCGCAACAAAACGGGACAGGAACAGCAGTTCAGGATCACAATTATTATTGAAAGATAGATTGGAAAACCTCAGCTTAAATGGTGAAAGCAGTCCCGCTGGAAAAACTACTACCTCAGGTAGCAATAGAGCACAACTTTTAATACAAGGCTTGAATAGTAAAGACAAGACTATTCTGACCAATATTTTTCTCACAAGAAACGAGTCTATTATTAGGAACTCTATTGCTAAACTACCAATACAGGCGATTGGACCATTACTCAAAGAGCTAACCATCTTGCTCCAGGGTAAAACTTACGCGTAAGATTTCCATGAATCAATTAGTTTTTATTAAGTTTAGTATGTCTATTATATTATCTACTTCTAGAGAAATATTTTACCAAAGATGTAAATTTCATTTTACGTACGTTTTACTTATTACTGTCGTTATATTGTAGGAGCAAAGTTGCGGTGAGATGGTTGGAGGCATTATTGATGACACATGCGGGTCATTTTTTGTCACAAGCCGATCTTATGCAATCGTTTGGTGCAATTTTGAGTTTAATAGATGCCAAATTGGCTCTTTTGTCGGAGCTCTCGAAACTTAAAGGCCGCATATCTCTCGTTACTGGCCAAATTTCTCAGACAACCGAAGAGCACCATAAGGATGTTGATGAAAACTGTCTTGTTTATCAGGATTCAGGTTTGTAGTAATTGTTCTGTTTTTAAATCATTTGATCGTTTCCTTTTATAACTTctaatttgaattttattgaACCCAAAACATACACAGATTCCTCTGACGAAGATGGCGGGATAGAAGATGAAGATATAGAAAGCGAATCTGATGAAAATTGGGAAGAAATGTCTAATCAGGAAGACCAAGATGATCAAGAAGAACAGAATGACCAAGATGTTAGAAGTacgaattccgataacgaagatGAATCTATATCcagttaattattaatttaggtAAAGTTTGCGAACGAAAGTATTGGAATAAGTGATAAATTATACGTACTATGAAACgtttttgtaaataattatataacaaATCTTTAATTTTGTGTTTTGTTCCAGTAAATATTCAAGTTCCTGgatatataaaatatgaaaaagaaagagaaatgaaatgttaaataaatgaTGTTTTTTACACGAATTATTCGTTTCTATTGTCATTACATTATCTGCACCATTTGTTCGTATTTatacttttaattttgtttttctaatttttaattattttacgacTGTAATTCATGTCTAGAACATTTGACATTTAATATTCGAAACAAATAGCAGAATTTATGTTACATAAgaaatttcgttgaaaataatggaaataattaaaaatttgtactttctattatttttaatatcatcATACTCTGTTAGCAATATTAAgatatgtaaataaaatttacttcAAAAGTTTATGTCGTTTTTGAACGTCCGCGCCCTTTGGTATGCACCTGTCACAATTGGACTTAATCCAATAAATTATTACAGTTTTGAGGTTAGGTGAGCGTATTAGAAGTTCTATGTCGCTTGATAATTTGTTCAAAAAATAGTCGTCGTGGaagattttattaattttttttaaaagagtGATATTTGATTGAAAGTAATCATTCAGGTGCTTCTAAAAGAATTTATGTACTATGGTAAGAAAAAtaagatttaataaaaattatttagcaTAGGTTAGAAGTTACCGTTTCAATACATTTTGAATATACGAATATAaaccgaaatttaaaaaatattgtttttgaAGAGAATATAAATTAAGTaaaaaagaatataaattaaaatgtgtattataaataaaaatacataatataATTCATTACTGATTTCTTATATCATTAGTAATGTTAAAATATGTATAACTCCTTTTTTAGCCAAATATAAAACACGACATTGACCTTCCAAATACAATTCCTGACCTGCTATTAGAAAAACATGTAAAGTTTTTACTGTTTTATGGTGCTCGTAAGGATGCATatgtaagtatgatgatttcttATCTAACTACATCATAAAGTAGTCTAGTAATATAAGTTAGCTTAGTAATAGGAGGAATTAATATTGCTGAATAGTACTGAAAACAGAACAAGACCAACACAGGCCATTCCTTTTTTCTTGTAATGGTTTGTGTTGGATTAGTTCAACTATTTATGACAAATATAAACAACTAACAAGAACATAAAAATATGTTAGTTATGTTGTGCAACAGAACACTTGAGAATGTCTGCTATGTACTGGGGTCTAACAGCATTAGATCTTATGGGCAAACTGGACGAAATGAACCGGAATGAGATCCTTGAATTTATAGCCCAGTGTCAAACAGAAAGCGGTGGAATTGCATCCAGTGTACAACATGATCCACATCTTCTTTACACATTGAGTGCAATACAAATACTTTGTATCTATGATGCTCTTGATGTTATAGATGTGGAAAAAGTTGTAAAATATGTAAAAGAGAGACAACAACCGGATGGGAGTTTTACCGGTGATATGTGGGGTGAAGTTGATACAAGATTTTCTTTTTGTGCAGTAGCAACTTTATCACTTTTAGTTAGTATAGACGTAATGTAAAAATTTTAACTAATTTTACCGAGCAAGCAGACTCGAGGTAAAATGGAGGAACATTGTTTTAGAATCGATTGGATGCTATAGACGTTAACAAGGCTGTTGAATTTGTGATAAAATGTATGAATTTTGATGGTGGGTTCGGGTCAAAGCCGGGCGGCGAAAGCCACGCCGGTATGATCTACTGCTGCGTGGGACTTTTATCAATAACTGGTAATTCGTTTCTTCGGAGACAAAAACTTTGAGGTTATtataagaaaataatatttttagactgCCTTAGTTTGGTAGACGCGGATCAATTAGGTTGGTGGCTTTGCGAACGGCAACTTCCGTCTGGGGGTTTAAACGgaagaccagaaaaagcgcccGACGTTTGTTATTCTTGGTGGGTTCTTTCGGCGCTTACTATACTTGGGCGACTTCATTGGGTTAACAAGGAGCAATTGGTATGTTTCCAAAACGAAATAATATCTTTTGCGCGGTGATTAATGAATTAAATTGTTTTCCGTAAAAAGTTAGAATATCGTGGCCTCGTAAGGAGTAGACCTCGCGGCGGTAGTCTTTGATCAGTCTTTAATGTTGTCGTAGAGTAGGTTGCTTTTAAGGCCTGTAAGTTGTACGATGGACGTTAGGGAGAAATCTAAGTTGAGCTATTACACTGTGACTAGGACTGTGCAGCTAGCCCGAAACTCGGATTGGAACTGACAAAAAAGCAACGGATTTGGGCGAAGCTCGTTACATTTTGGGCATCCGAACTGTTTCGGGATCATTCGGGACAATTCGGCCCGAACCCAAAATCTATCGAGCTTTTCTCCAATTCGCCGATCTCTTGGCAGCTCGAACCCGTATTTCGGGCTATCTAGCTGCTATATAGATTATGCTACTTAACAATGATTAATTActcataatttaaacaaaagaaaactagaagaaatttattaaattcatgCTAACATTGTATCGCAGGTAAAATTTATACTAGCATGTCAAGACATGGAATCAGGAGGATTTAGTGATCGTCCAGGAGATGTTCCTGATCCTTTCCACACTCTTTTTGGATTAACAGCACTTTCTCTTTTAAATGCTGATTATCCTCTAAGAAGAATTAACCCAACATATTGCATGCCAGAATATGTTATCCAGAGGCTACGTCTCAAACCTTCAAGATTAGATCaaagtgattaacattttgtttaaaaggtTTGACCTTctgtaaaattaaatttctattaaataatgcaagaaaaaaaaaatataaaaaatcttttacacaaattgttttatttatttcttcatctatagatttttaatattttatagtactCTGTTAACAGCATACATTGTAATGTGTTATTACTACCAAAATATATGCTCAACGCAATTTCATGTAAATAAAGTACACTGTCAAACGTTagtaagaaaatatttaattaacatGTTAAACGCCATGTTGGTTCCCGGGGATTGACAGtatcatatttaaaaaaaatatatgttaaaaaatacgtTTGCCTTTTTTTGATGGattttattgaattgttttaAACAAAGATGAAGTTCTCTACACATTATTTTACGTTTTACGTGTTAATGTGGAAATTATAAAACTCCTAACGACGAAGTTATTTAAAGGAAACAACGAGAACTCGGAATAAAATTATGAAATCAATAAAGTAACCTTTATTATACTATAATATTAATTCTCCAGCCGGCAGTTCTACGAAAATCGtgtttaaataatatatttgtgaTTATTTCGGAAACGAAGACCGAGCGGCGGTAAGCAGTATAAGAAAACGTTCGATATAATGTCCCTGATAAAATATTTCCATTTAATCAAAATCAAAATCAAACCTAtcattctaaataattaccactTCTATTTTATCGTTTTGTGCGAAAATAAACTAAAATGTACTAAAAGTACTTAGATAAAGAGGAAACTCTTATTGCCTAACTCTTGTTGTTGGTACCGGAAGTTGGCTTCTGATGTTCAACTACCGACCCGGTAGCGCAACAATATAAAGCGcggcaatatttaaaatgtagTAAATAAAATAAGTATAATGCATATATAGAACGGTTTTTTCCATATGTACACTGTGAGATATTGTGTCTGTCGCAAAGTCATGGTGCATATACGATGTATAATAAAACTGACGTTGTACATAGTTATTTTAAAACCCtttcctgttttatcctcttcatCTTACCCTTTATCGAGTTTTCGAAAacttttatataattaaaaaaaaaaaaacaaaattacattttccgtctttatatattttaataatatactGTACTATGGAATGTAGTTCTTAAATAAATTAATCATCATTCCCCAATCCTCGATAATCGTGTTCCATCGTTTCTGATTGCAATTCATGTAAGCTAATTTTATCATTGATTTTGTCGTACACTTTACTAATAAACTAGAAACATTGTATGGTTGATATTCTGTATTCAATATAAATACTAATAAAATTAAGTTAAACAAATGTAATTCCCGTGTACGAACGCTTTGTAAGCCACTGTATGTGGGTGGTGTCTACTAGCGCTATCTAGCGATGTGAGTTTAAATAAACGTACAACATAAACGTGGCTTTCATATACTagcaataatatttataataaaataattttcttccatTTAGATAGTATGATTTTAACAATTTGTAGTAGACAAGATGTTCATATAAGAAAATGTATAAACATAGAAATAATTGTGTAATATGTTGATTAGaataaatttgtaaataattatacATATACCATAAAATGCCTCATAATTCATTTGACATAAACTATTTAGTAATGCAATTTCTTTGGTGTACTCCAATGAACATAATGGATTCAATTGTATGTGAATATTATACTGCAGCTTCGCGTGGTTTATTAAAGTATAAACATATATATTACTTTCAGATCTCTACACAAAATATTGGCTGCCTTGCTAATTTTAACAGACAAAAAGAGATTTTGGAAAAGACagtaaataatgaactaattaaAATGTATCCTGTGAAACGATCTTATCAACAAATGTTTTTAAAATTGCTTATGAGAAAGGTACGATATGAAACTTTAGTTTATATAAAAGAATGCTCATCTACAAAATTTGATAGTTATTCTTAATTTAGATTGAGGAAACAGGTGGTGAAATTCATGATGAGATGTATGCTgcatattgtaatttaatatCTTTACCATTAAATGAATGTATTCATTATCGACATTTTTTGATAGATGACAAAAGGTTGGATTATATAAGTATACAAGAATACACAAATATTATATCAGAAGGTACAACAGGATTATGCAGTTGGCAGGTATTCcattattattgttaaataaaattatttctttttgttACTGTGATATTCATAATTTCTAGGGATCAGTTGACCTAAGCAAGTGGTGCATAGAAAACAGAAATGAATTTTCTGGAAAAGTTATCTTGGAACTTGGTTGTGGAGTTGGCTTAACAGGATTgtctattattaaaaaatgttcTCCAAAACAATATATTTTCACAGACTGTCACAGAACTGTCTTAGAAATGGTCTCAGAAAATATCAAACTTAATTTATTACACGATAAAAATATAGTAGAAATTAAACCAGAATTAAAAATTGGTAGATTAAAATTCCaaatgaaatataataatacagATGTTGGAGTAATGGAATTAAGCTGGGCAGATATTAAGGAATATTTAACAGAACATTGGATTGTACCGGATGTAATAATTGGTGCTGatattctatatgaaccaagttCATTTCATATATTAGCATCTGGATTAAAGACTTTACTATCATTTCATAACAGATATGCTATTATTGCAGCAACAATTCGCAACATGGATACTTTTTCACAGTTTCTACATCAACTAGGTATTGTCTCTAACCGATGAGAAAGCAAATTTTTTTTAGATAAtacttaataaaattaatatttcttctttttctttttagaaCTACATGATCTCTCTTTGGAAGAATGTAGTGCACCAAAGGGAACAATACATACACAGATAATAGATTCACCCattcaaatattaaaaattgttcaaaaaaGATGATGAATGTAATGCAGACTTGCTAAAAATAGTTTTTAGCAAAGTCTATTCTTACaatcaaaaataaataattgtaaataatttatttaatgaaaCCGTAATGGCGGAAGGAAATTTATCTATTAACCTAATTCTATAATATCTCGTCGTACCTTCATCCCCATTTCGATGGAAGGACACTCGCCATTTTCGCGTGATTTCCATTGAACAATTTGAACTCTAATGCTTGAACACAGTATAACAAATTTGTATAGCAAACGATTATATTACCGTTCATTCTTGTTCCTGATCACACGACAATCGCTTATTGAATGTAACAACGGCAGGTGTAGTCGCCTAGATTGTAATTGTGTACTTACAGTCGATGGTGAAAATACTCTCGTAAATTAGTATTGATAGACCTGGAAATCTATATCCTTTGTCGAGTCCAAACTGTTAAATGGGGGTTTCCCAGCGGGGTGGTTGACTCTTGGCTACAGGTTCGTCCTCGCTGGATTCGGGTTAGGTTCATTTCTTAGTTTTGTCACGGGACTGTGTTTCTTCACGCCTAGCCACTTAGAATCCCAGTGGACTAAAAAAAATGTCGCCAACTGATTCCGAATCGCTGGCGCCCCGCTGTTAGGCACGCTACCGTTTTGGCCCCCCTGCTGTCTTTACGAGAGTTCTCACATTTCGACCGACAACTATACATTTGAGACGATACGGGCAACGCGACGTTATATCCGATTGCCATTCAACAGTTATAATTCATCGAAAAAGATTGAagctattttcaaaatttttaaaaatcccaCCGGGCTACAACGTATCTAAGTTTTAGACAAATTTGAAATGTTATTCTAAAAAGCGTCCAATTCTTTACGACACAAAACTTA
The window above is part of the Colletes latitarsis isolate SP2378_abdomen chromosome 2, iyColLati1, whole genome shotgun sequence genome. Proteins encoded here:
- the LOC143347016 gene encoding WD repeat-containing protein 43; the encoded protein is MASAVSCYAFSSDGDYFAHCGNDGKLKIWDTFTGRLKQEYVSNFHLSSPCCILAWLYVNTSSTNAMPSPWKKRKKKSISEESNTKGIVAMGSTNGKITLYDTTSSVTTQLDGHSGTVTAVTWSENVGLFTAADDHHIIHWNLKENGIKYKWKSGRGKTTSLALSKDGESLLSGERIIKWWDLSTRQLVRTFTGHANQITCLCTLKMPSGSNYVISGACGDGCLNVWALDENKNDRSPATSLALQDDATSVSVNVSEESEVVVLAVTRSGQAHLFQYQPNGRTKPLKPSLNIAVASDLSPKDTVQQIPILDAKLTGEQTLLLTYGTYLNPTFERVTPDFSDKVQCLVRSENRRSKDRKDEISKVKTPLIEDNVEYLAPGIIGTATKRDRNSSSGSQLLLKDRLENLSLNGESSPAGKTTTSGSNRAQLLIQGLNSKDKTILTNIFLTRNESIIRNSIAKLPIQAIGPLLKELTILLQGKTYASKVAVRWLEALLMTHAGHFLSQADLMQSFGAILSLIDAKLALLSELSKLKGRISLVTGQISQTTEEHHKDVDENCLVYQDSDSSDEDGGIEDEDIESESDENWEEMSNQEDQDDQEEQNDQDVRSTNSDNEDESISS
- the Betaggt-ii gene encoding geranylgeranyl transferase type-2 subunit beta isoform X1, which codes for MPNIKHDIDLPNTIPDLLLEKHVKFLLFYGARKDAYLCCATEHLRMSAMYWGLTALDLMGKLDEMNRNEILEFIAQCQTESGGIASSVQHDPHLLYTLSAIQILCIYDALDVIDVEKVVKYVKERQQPDGSFTGDMWGEVDTRFSFCAVATLSLLNRLDAIDVNKAVEFVIKCMNFDGGFGSKPGGESHAGMIYCCVGLLSITDCLSLVDADQLGWWLCERQLPSGGLNGRPEKAPDVCYSWWVLSALTILGRLHWVNKEQLVKFILACQDMESGGFSDRPGDVPDPFHTLFGLTALSLLNADYPLRRINPTYCMPEYVIQRLRLKPSRLDQSD
- the Betaggt-ii gene encoding geranylgeranyl transferase type-2 subunit beta isoform X2; this translates as MSAMYWGLTALDLMGKLDEMNRNEILEFIAQCQTESGGIASSVQHDPHLLYTLSAIQILCIYDALDVIDVEKVVKYVKERQQPDGSFTGDMWGEVDTRFSFCAVATLSLLNRLDAIDVNKAVEFVIKCMNFDGGFGSKPGGESHAGMIYCCVGLLSITDCLSLVDADQLGWWLCERQLPSGGLNGRPEKAPDVCYSWWVLSALTILGRLHWVNKEQLVKFILACQDMESGGFSDRPGDVPDPFHTLFGLTALSLLNADYPLRRINPTYCMPEYVIQRLRLKPSRLDQSD
- the LOC143349101 gene encoding protein-lysine N-methyltransferase EEF2KMT; translated protein: MPHNSFDINYLVMQFLWCTPMNIMDSIISTQNIGCLANFNRQKEILEKTVNNELIKMYPVKRSYQQMFLKLLMRKIEETGGEIHDEMYAAYCNLISLPLNECIHYRHFLIDDKRLDYISIQEYTNIISEGTTGLCSWQGSVDLSKWCIENRNEFSGKVILELGCGVGLTGLSIIKKCSPKQYIFTDCHRTVLEMVSENIKLNLLHDKNIVEIKPELKIGRLKFQMKYNNTDVGVMELSWADIKEYLTEHWIVPDVIIGADILYEPSSFHILASGLKTLLSFHNRYAIIAATIRNMDTFSQFLHQLELHDLSLEECSAPKGTIHTQIIDSPIQILKIVQKR